In the genome of Cercospora beticola chromosome 2, complete sequence, one region contains:
- a CDS encoding uncharacterized protein (antiSMASH:Cluster_14~SMCOG1093:Beta-ketoacyl synthase) produces MSTPPEPIAVVGVGCRFPGGCNTPSKLWDLVCEQRDIQSKIPTERYNSDAFHHEDGSKPGCTNVSHGYFLDEDIRAFDAAFFRMNPAEIEAVDPQQRMLLETVYEALEFAGITMDQLRGTDTAVYVGCMTSDYTEMLLRDPLDFPKYMAPGTARSILSNRISYFYDWHGPSMSIDTACSASLVAIHEAVQALRSGVSRVACAAGSNAILGPENFIIESKLQLLSPTGRSRMWDAAADGYARGEGAAALIMKKLSHALADGDEVYCIIRETGVNSDGRTNGITMPSAEAQAALIRQTYARACLDPLKDGCQYFEAHGTGTQAGDPQEARAIHEVFFPETRDTAEVLYVGSVKTVIGHLEGAAGVAGLIKAAEAVRRAIVPPNMLLQKLNPAIEPFCKNLKVPTQSSPWPHLSPDAPRRASFGGTNAHAIIESYESHPVIVKGSPIHDLPPSPVLLSANSDLSLRAQATALADFLECNESIPWNDLLYTLQSKRSQHSVRTAVSATSREDLLRKIRATAQSNGTVSTSTSMTQPSSSFRFLGVFTGQGAQWATMGSELLRTSLTAQQCFERLDTSLSSLPDAPDWTLSDQCRAGSDTSRLGEAAIAQPLCTAVQIMVVDLLKEAGVNLVSVVGHSSGEIAAAYAVGAISAHDAIRIAYYRGLYAPIARSQNGQKGAMMAVGLSYEEACELCEGEFAGRVDVAAWNSDTSSTLSGDEDAILEIKARLEDGDVFARLLKVDTAYHSHHMVACSGAYTKALRACSIKPHRPRRGSAWFSSVYGGRVQGDHLISKLSCEYWVDNLLSPVMFHDAIETVAYGDLLCNAAIEIGPHPALKTPVTQTYQRTINHQLFYYGTLLRGRNDVEALSETLGSLWIQLGSNAVDFAQYNQTFFGTNPRPRLVRLPGYMWDHSRQFWKEGRKSLMYRTQNEKSHPLLGKRAVDDLDEEKRWENYLRLQDLPWLFGHVVQGQVVYPAAAYLVMALAASRTLVSPEQVAFYELFDVTIEAAILLGENDANVQTLFTLNTVTVKDDEPHFQAEWTCRSASGEDSRAKWRVNAKGKVRVLLNSEHDEKLPPRITPAQSLLTSVSSERLYDNIEGLGLSYSGLFRRLEDVKRRSKYATATLTGLDTTDPIHPAILDSTFQPLIAAMAYPGDGSMTSACVPTHIGRIRIAGSQQMAKSGRRLIVDTFATASSARSFTGDVDLYDAESGDALMQVESITCTTLSQPGPNDYKELYTQDVWELDIGSGVTIDQNGRRDKPEELDLLIFQERLAYSYLRRFYETFSKTEVSLMEPYFTKIFEWLDKLLPLIAAGRHPTVKADWAEDDHEVLLQEASKLPDRPELTLLQAVGEHFASVARGETTMLEHMIKDNMLERTYTEMVGVPYLTSSIGKVAHQIAHRYPRMNILEIGAGTGSFTSGILQGLGSTFDAYTYTDISSGFFESAGKRFQEWSHKMVFRQLNIEGDVELQGYRHNDYDMVVAANVLHATKSVSQTLNNVRQLLRPGGYLLLVEWTGDNLGRFMTYAGLPGFWLSEDGRHDGPTLSKSEWDQHLQQAGFSEIDTWIPDMADASKHLSSLMVVQAVDRDINIMRYPLTANANPLTGHAITIVGGHTTGLDKSIKDLLTSSSPGPDIHLVDSLAELADEEVLPASLICLEDLDRPILQDLTEATLLALQRILPNCRHIVWVGHEGRFANLSMGLCRSLANEYGHVALQFLKVHDPSDLKLSRPIAESMVRIIYSSICSHAPSWLWSSEPELAIDQHIRLSIPRVFPDTVLNDRFNANTLSIKKSVQLNSQAVTIKCAHDAFEISKVDITERPHIRITYALLQPINISGDSYFVSYGGAAHREDDIRVVLSPTCSSSVPISKDYTVAVSHHANAASHLPIIASRMLVQRFLQNLNTNRRLAINEPDEILGAELLRAAAERGIKTVCFSSQGKPGCTSLHALATNRVLNNALPRDVATFLDFAPDQTDRWARVLPARCTYFTVEDLWKSELSFEDFASITTKVFHEDLPGVEIADLIPVSDVSSITPGDVSYSSVVDFSAAIHINALLPPTDYSQVVRDDGTYFMVGCAGGLGRAVCSWLVDQGARYLALVSRNVLSIDKAWLSEIEGKGAKVQLCQADVADMDSLSSVLAKLRADMPPIAGVVHAAMVLKDKAFGGCNVDDFATVFGPKVKGTLNLHSLFIDEPLDFFIMFSSIASLLGSPGQSNYAASNLCMTAVAAERRARGLSASVIHIGAVTGLGYVLNSDIERKLLTNYDTPMPISETAFLDIFAQSILIGRPDSGHSPEVITGVPRYNRDTVSESKYGTNPRLSHHIVEQTTSRTEASATAVSVRQSVDDALSQEEAALIIQRAFCAKMEKTLQMPADAIDCAQPLMNLGVDSLIAVEIRSWFLKQLDVSLPVLKILGGSSVGDICYEAASKAFTASSKARLDSTGHEIPVSPPTTFLRTPSDKQDDSGSELREDVQSSPPSSVSQDSDTERTDREGPLGYEQKKIWSAVETYRDPALCNLAVIFKIAGQLDLIKLEQAGQQVVQRHEILRTKFEQDTSTGEVTQYVMAHKSTRLSVDPTMTPQAAFEVVRSHVFDLSAGETMKAIAVPNEGHVFLAIAWHHLVFDGFSPVPFLRDLNIAYFGGTLPRLKYQYLDFVHDQLQKVSQVQDSLAYWTSEYRHLPSTLPLFPFAKTKVRPTISSQRPKPRPTVEKTLSAHLCAAIRSVSRNVGATPFHVYLAGLQALFYSMLSVQDVCIAIQVNNREAESDDNIGEFGDLLPIKFQPQDDFAQQVRHTRDKLQAGLHANIPRQLIMAALEGTELHRHGSLYQVSVNYMPSPVQDITLGGHKAELLNYNRVGAYDRDLDLELQDVGNGRMLLVLRGRQDLYDESGIQTLLTVYERILSLLVEDTSRSVSELPISSTPGDDLSLRG; encoded by the exons ATGTCCACACCACCAGAGCCCATAGCGGTCGTTGGCGTCGGATGCCGCTTCCCAGGGGGCTGCAATACGCCATCCAAGTTGTGGGATCTCGTATGCGAGCAACGAGACATACAATCAAAGATCCCTACCGAACGATACAACAGTGACGCCTTCCATCACGAGGACGGGTCGAAACCAGGATGCACCAACGTCAGTCATGGCTACTTCCTCGACGAAGATATCAGAGCATTCGACGCAGCCTTTTTCAGGATGAATCCAGCTGAAATAGAAGCAGTGGACCCTCAACAACGCATGTTACTTGAGACCGTCTATGAAGCCCTCGAATTTGCCGGTATCACAATGGACCAACTTCGTGGTACAGATACAGCCGTATACGTTGGCTGCATGACCAGCGACTACACCGAAATGCTCTTACGGGATCCTCTCGACTTTCCAAAGTACATGGCACCAGGAACGGCCAGGTCTATCTTGTCGAACAGAATATCGTACTTCTACGACTGGCATGGACCTTCTATGTCTATCGATACCGCATGCTCGGCAAGTCTTGTGGCAATACACGAGGCAGTGCAAGCACTTCGATCCGGCGTGTCTAGAGTCGCCTGTGCGGCCGGGTCGAACGCCATTCTGGGTCCGGAAAACTTCATCATCGAGTCCAAGCTGCAACTCTTGTCTCCAACAGGGCGAAGTCGCATGTGGGACGCTGCGGCAGATGGATACGCACGTGGCGAAGGAGCGGCAGCGTTGATCATGAAGAAGCTATCCCACGCCCTTGCCGATGGAGACGAAGTCTACTGCATCATCCGAGAGACAGGCGTCAACTCCGATGGTCGTACGAACGGAATAACGATGCCCTCTGCGGAAGCACAGGCCGCGTTGATTCGGCAAACATATGCTCGTGCTTGCTTGGACCCGCTCAAGGATGGGTGCCAGTACTTTGAAGCTCATGGAACTGGTACGCAGGCCGGTGACCCACAAGAGGCGCGTGCCATTCACGAAGTTTTCTTCCCTGAAACCCGAGATACAGCTGAAGTTCTTTACGTTGGGTCGGTGAAAACTGTCATAGGACATCTCGAGGGTGCTGCTGGCGTAGCAGGGCTTATCAAAGCTGCTGAGGCGGTGCGAAGAGCTATTGTACCTCCGAACATGCTTCTGCAGAAGCTCAATCCAGCCATTGAGCCATTTTGCAAAAACCTCAAGGTGCCAACGCAGTCCTCACCATGGCCACACTTATCCCCAGATGCCCCGAGACGGGCCA GTTTTGGCGGCACCAATGCCCATGCGATTATTGAAAGCTACGAAAGCCATCCAGTCATAGTAAAAGGATCGCCGATCCATGACCTACCTCCATCACCAGTGCTACTGTCTGCAAATTCGGACCTGTCTCTAAGGGCTCAAGCGACAGCACTCGCTGATTTTCTCGAGTGCAATGAGTCCATCCCTTGGAATGACTTGCTGTATACTCTACAATCCAAGCGGAGCCAGCATTCCGTGCGAACGGCCGTGTCAGCGACCTCTAGAGAAGATCTTCTCCGCAAGATCAGAGCCACCGCACAATCTAACGGAACtgtcagcaccagcaccagcatgaCACAACCATCTTCTAGCTTCCGCTTTCTTGGTGTCTTTACTGGACAAGGTGCACAATGGGCTACGATGGGTAGTGAGCTGTTGAGGACCTCCTTGACAGCACAGCAATGCTTCGAGAGGCTCGATACTTCTTTATCTTCACTCCCAGACGCGCCAGATTGGACTCTCTCTGATCAATGCCGCGCTGGGAGTGACACCTCTCGACTTGGCGAAGCGGCAATCGCACAGCCACTCTGTACTGCAGTACAGATCATGGTTGTCGATCTCTTAAAAGAAGCCGGTGTCAATTTGGTCTCAGTTGTAGGTCACAGCTCTGGAGAGATCGCTGCTGCGTACGCCGTGGGTGCTATCTCCGCACATGATGCCATCCGTATTGCCTATTACCGTGGCCTCTATGCCCCGATTGCTAGAAGTCAGAATGGGCAAAAAGGCGCCATGATGGCTGTAGGCTTGTCGTACGAGGAGGCTTGCGAGCTTTGTGAAGGAGAATTCGCCGGACGTGTGGACGTCGCGGCCTGGAACTCAGACACAAGCAGCACCTTATCCGGTGATGAAGACGCCATCTTGGAGATCAAAGCTAGGCTCGAGGACGGAGACGTCTTCGCTCGCTTGCTCAAAGTCGATACCGCATATCACTCGCACCATATGGTGGCGTGCTCGGGTGCGTATACCAAGGCATTGCGAGCCTGCTCGATCAAGCCCCATCGTCCCAGAAGAGGTTCTGCATGGTTCTCCAGCGTCTATGGCGGACGTGTGCAGGGTGATCATCTCATTTCAAAGCTATCTTGCGAGTATTGGGTCGATAACCTGCTCAGCCCGGTCATGTTTCACGACGCCATCGAGACTGTGGCTTACGGAGACCTGCTCTGCAATGCTGCGATTGAGATTGGGCCACATCCGGCCTTAAAGACCCCTGTGACGCAAACATATCAGCGGACCATCAATCATCAGCTTTTCTACTACGGAACACTTCTCCGTGGTCGTAACGACGTCGAAGCACTTAGCGAGACTTTAGGATCGCTTTGGATCCAGCTTGGGTCCAACGCGGTGGACTTTGCTCAGTACAACCAGACTTTCTTCGGGACAAACCCGAGGCCCAGGCTGGTCAGACTGCCAGGCTATATGTGGGATCATAGCAGACAATTTTGGAAAGAAGGACGCAAGTCACTAATGTACCGCACACAAAATGAGAAGTCGCACCCGTTGCTGGGCAAACGTGCTGTGGACGACCTGGACGAGGAAAAGCGTTGGGAGAACTACTTACGACTGCAGGACTTGCCCTGGCTTTTCGGACATGTTGTTCAGGGCCAGGTAGTATATCCAGCTGCGGCATACTTGGTGATGGCGCTCGCTGCATCCCGAACGCTTGTCTCACCCGAGCAGGTGGCTTTTTACGAGCTTTTCGACGTAACGATTGAGGCCGCCATTCTACTTGGGGAGAATGATGCCAACGTCCAGACGTTGTTCACGCTGAACACTGTGACAGTCAAGGATGATGAACCACACTTTCAGGCTGAGTGGACCTGCCGCTCGGCATCCGGTGAAGACAGCAGAGCAAAGTGGCGTGTCAATGCGAAAGGCAAGGTGAGAGTCTTACTGAACAGCGAACATGATGAGAAGCTACCTCCACGTATCACCCCTGCTCAGTCGCTATTGACCAGCGTGAGCTCGGAGAGGCTGTATGACAACATCGAAGGATTGGGTCTGTCTTATTCAGGGCTCTTCCGACGTTTGGAAGATGTGAAGAGAAGGTCGAAATACGCCACGGCTACACTGACAGGCCTTGATACTACGGACCCGATACATCCAGCTATCCTTGACTCAACATTTCAGCCACTTATCGCTGCAATGGCTTATCCAGGAGATGGCTCAATGACGTCTGCTTGCGTACCGACTCATATCGGGCGCATACGAATTGCCGGCTCTCAGCAAATGGCAAAGAGTGGCAGGCGCTTGATCGTGGACACTTTTGCGACGGCATCGAGTGCGCGCTCCTTCACTGGCGATGTTGATCTGTACGATGCTGAGAGCGGAGATGCATTGATGCAAGTGGAGAGCATTACATGCACAACTTTGAGCCAGCCCGGCCCGAACGACTACAAAGAGCTTTACACGCAAGACGTTTGGGAACTGGACATTGGAAGCGGTGTTACAATTGACCAAAACGGCCGGAGAGATAAGCCAGAAGAGCTGGATCTTCTGATTTTCCAAGAGCGTCTGGCATATTCTTACCTCAGAAGGTTCTATGAAACATTTTCGAAGACCGAAGTATCCTTGATGGAACCGTATTTCACCAAAATATTTGAGTGGCTTGATAAACTTTTGCCACTCATCGCCGCCGGCCGACATCCGACTGTCAAGGCAGACTGGGCGGAGGATGATCACGAAGTGCTGCTGCAAGAAGCTTCGAAATTGCCTGACAGACCTGAATTGACATTGCTCCAGGCTGTCGGTGAGCACTTTGCGTCCGTTGCCCGGGGCGAAACTACCATGCTCGAACACATGATTAAAGACAACATGCTTGAGCGAACATACACGGAGATGGTTGGTGTTCCATACCTCACCTCTTCTATCGGCAAGGTGGCGCATCAAATCGCTCATCGTTATCCTCGAATGAATATTCTCGAAATAGGTGCAGGCACAGGCAGCTTTACCAGTGGCATACTACAGGGTCTAGGGTCGACTTTTGACGCCTACACATATACAGATATCAGCTCTGGATTCTTTGAGAGCGCTGGAAAGCGCTTTCAGGAATGGTCTCACAAGATGGTGTTCCGGCAACTGAATATCGAAGGGGATGTTGAATTACAGGGTTATCGACACAACGACTATGATATGGTAGTGGCAGCGAATGTGCTACATGCAACCAAGTCAGTGAGTCAGACGCTGAACAACGTTCGACAACTCTTGAGACCCGGGGGCTACCTCCTCCTAGTCGAGTGGACTGGGGACAACCTTGGTCGTTTCATGACCTACGCTGGCCTGCCTGGCTTCTGGCTTAGCGAGGACGGACGACACGACGGTCCCACACTTAGTAAGAGCGAGTGGGACCAGCATCTGCAGCAGGCGGGATTCTCTGAGATTGATACCTGGATTCCAGACATGGCCGATGCTTCCAAGCACCTCAGCTCCCTTATGGTCGTGCAGGCGGTCGATCGAGACATAAACATAATGCGTTATCCGCTCACGGCCAATGCAAATCCACTCACAGGACATGCTATCACGATCGTTGGCGGACATACGACTGGACTCGACAAATCGATCAAAGACTTACTGACCAGCAGCTCTCCGGGCCCTGATATTCACCTAGTCGACAGCTTGGCCGAACTGGCGGATGAGGAAGTTCTCCCAGCCTCATTGATATGCCTCGAGGATCTGGATAGACCGATCTTACAGGATCTGACAGAAGCCACTCTACTGGCGCTGCAACGGATTCTGCCGAACTGCCGACACATAGTATGGGTTGGCCATGAAGGCCGCTTTGCCAACTTGTCGATGGGACTCTGTCGATCACTGGCCAACGAATATGGTCATGTGGCCTTGCAATTTCTAAAGGTCCATGATCCCAGCGATCTGAAGCTGTCTAGACCCATTGCTGAGTCTATGGTACGcattatatactcttcgaTCTGCAGTCACGCGCCATCCTGGCTGTGGAGTTCGGAGCCAGAGCTGGCGATCGATCAGCACATTCGGCTTTCTATCCCTCGAGTATTTCCAGACACCGTCTTGAACGATCGCTTCAACGCTAATACACTGTCCATCAAAAAATCCGTTCAACTCAACAGTCAGGCAGTCACAATCAAGTGTGCCCACGACGCATTTGAGATCAGCAAGGTTGACATAACCGAACGGCCGCACATTCGCATCACGTATGCTCTGCTCCAGCCAATTAACATCTCAGGAGATAGCTACTTTGTCAGCTATGGGGGCGCAGCGCATCGAGAAGATGACATCCGGGTGGTATTGTCACCGACATGTAGCTCATCGGTCCCCATATCCAAAGACTACACCGTGGCTGTAAGCCACCACGCAAATGCAGCAAGCCACCTCCCAATCATTGCAAGCAGGATGCTCGTGCAGCGGTTCTTGCAAAACCTTAACACAAATCGACGCCTGGCAATCAACGAGCCAGACGAAATTCTCGGGGCCGAGCTGCTGCGTGCGGCTGCAGAGCGCGGCATCAAGACAGTCTGCTTCTCCAGCCAAGGGAAGCCAGGCTGCACATCATTGCATGCTCTAGCAACGAATCGGGTCCTAAATAACGCCCTCCCTCGTGATGTGGCAACTTTTCTTGATTTTGCACCTGATCAGACGGACCGATGGGCTAGAGTGCTCCCGGCTCGCTGTACCTATTTCACTGTTGAGGACCTCTGGAAAAGTGAACTCTCCTTCGAAGATTTCGCCAGCATCACGACCAAGGTCTTTCACGAGGATCTTCCAGGAGTTGAAATTGCCGATTTGATACCTGTCTCCGATGTATCCAGCATTACTCCAGGAGATGTCTCATACTCCAGCGTCGTCGATTTCTCTGCAGCCATACATATCAATGCTCTACTGCCGCCTACAGACTACAGCCAAGTGGTGCGTGACGACGGTACGTACTTCATGGTCGGCTGTGCAGGTGGTCTCGGTCGCGCCGTGTGCTCGTGGTTAGTGGACCAAGGCGCACGATATCTCGCACTTGTCAGCAGGAATGTATTGTCAATCGATAAAGCTTGGCTGAGCGAGATCGAAGGGAAGGGCGCGAAAGTGCAGCTGTGTCAAGCCGATGTAGCAGACATGGACTCGCTGAGTTCAGTCCTCGCGAAACTCAGAGCAGACATGCCACCAATCGCGGGTGTTGTACATGCCGCAATGGTATTGAAGGACAAGGCTTTTGGGGGCTGCAACGTCGACGACTTCGCCACTGTGTTTGGGCCAAAGGTCAAGGGCACCCTAAATTTGCACTCCTTGTTCATCGATGAACCACTGGATTTCTTCATCATGTTCTCGTCGATCGCAAGTCTACTGGGCAGTCCGGGCCAGTCAAATTATGCTGCATCAAACTTGTGCATGACGGCAGTTGCGGCAGAGCGACGAGCAAGAGGTCTCAGTGCTTCTGTCATCCACATTGGCGCGGTGACAGGATTAGGCTACGTCCTGAACTCTGACATTGAACGCAAGTTGCTGACCAATTACGATACGCCAATGCCTATCAGTGAGACAGCATTTTTGGACATCTTCGCACAGTCGATCTTGATCGGAAGACCCGATTCAGGCCACTCTCCAGAAGTCATCACTGGAGTGCCGCGATACAACCGGGATACGGTATCGGAGAGCAAATACGGGACCAATCCTAGGCTCTCCCACCACATTGTAGAGCAGACGACGTCCAGAACCGAAGCTTCTGCTACTGCTGTCAGCGTCCGCCAGTCAGTGGATGATGCCCTGAGCCAGGAAGAAGCAGCTCTCATTATTCAACGCGCCTTCTGCgcaaagatggagaagacTCTGCAAATGCCGGCAGATGCTATCGACTGTGCTCAACCACTTATGAATCTCGGTGTTGATTCTCTTATCGCCGTCGAGATTCGTTCTTGGTTCTTGAAGCAGCTGGACGTCAGTCTCCCTGTCCTTAAGATTCTGGGCGGCAGCTCTGTTGGTGACATATGTTACGAGGcggcttcgaaggctttcacCGCCTCGAGCAAGGCGCGTCTTGACTCAACAGGCCACGAAATACCAGTATCGCCGCCCACTACGTTCCTCAGAACTCCATCGGACAAGCAAGACGATTCCGGCTCAGAATTGCGCGAGGATGTGCAGTCTAGTCCGCCGAGCAGCGTTTCCCAAGACTCGGACACCGAGCGCACCGACCGCGAAGGACCACTTGGAtacgagcagaagaagatatGGTCTGCGGTAGAGACCTACCGGGATCCTGCGTTATGCAATCTTGCAGTCATATTCAAAATAGCCGGCCAGCTGGATCTGATCAAGCTCGAACAGGCCGGTCAACAAGTAGTCCAACGGCATGAAATCTTGAGAACTAAATTTGAACAAGATACGTCCACTGGTGAAGTAACGCAGTACGTTATGGCGCACAAGAGCACTCGACTAAGCGTGGATCCAACTATGACGCCGCAGGCGGCTTTCGAAGTCGTTCGCTCTCATGTCTTTGATCTGAGTGCTGGAGAGACCATGAAGGCGATCGCTGTCCCGAATGAAGGCCACGTTTTCCTCGCGATAGCGTGGCATCATCTCGTCTTTGATGGTTTCAGTCCAGTACCATTCCTGCGAGACTTAAACATTGCCTATTTTGGCGGAACTCTACCACGTCTGAAGTATCAGTATCTGGACTTTGTTCATGATCAGTTGCAAAAAGTCTCTCAAGTCCAAGACAGTTTGGCGTACTGGACTTCAGAATATCGACACCTACCGAGCACACTTCCTCTGTTCCCATTTGCGAAGACGAAAGTGCGTCCAACAATATCTTCACAGAGACCGAAGCCGCGACCAACTGTGGAAAAAACGTTGTCTGCTCATCTGTGTGCCGCTATCAGGAGCGTTTCCCGAAACGTAGGTGCCACCCCCTTCCACGTTTACTTGGCCGGGCTCCAGGCTCTCTTCTACAGCATGCTGTCCGTGCAAGACGTATGTATAGCAATCCAGGTCAACAATCGCGAAGCGGAGTCCGACGACAATATCGGAGAATTTGGCGATCTCCTGCCCATCAAGTTCCAACCCCAGGACGATTTCGCACAGCAGGTTCGACATACCAGGGACAAGCTGCAAGCAGGGCTGCACGCTAATATACCACGTCAACTCATCATGGCCGCTCTGGAAGGAACGGAATTGCATCGTCATGGATCGCTCTATCAGGTTTCAGTCAATTACATGCCCAGCCCAGTACAGGATATAACGCTAGGTGGGCATAAAGCCGAACTCTTGAACTACAATCGGGTCGGTGCATACGATCGCGACCTCGATTTGGAGTTGCAGGACGTCGGCAATGGTCGCATGCTCTTGGTCCTGCGAGGCCGGCAGGACTTGTATGATGAAAGTGGCATACAGACACTATTGACTGTCTATGAGCGCATTCTTTCACTGCTCGTAGAGGACACGTCGCGATCCGTCTCGGAGCTACCTATATCCTCCACACCGGGCGACGATCTGTCCTTACGTGGGTAG